In Acidobacteriota bacterium, the DNA window GAGAGCACTTCGAGCGATCGAGACCGCCGGCGCTTCCTCGTTCTGACTCGCCTTGGCATGGATCCACGCTGCATAACGCTACTCCACTCAGTCAGAGCAGTACGATTCTGACAGCGCTCGCGTCCAGGCCGGTTCGCCCCTCCGTACGGCCTGTTGGTCACAATCTTGTTCCGCTCCGGAGGCTAAAGATACAGACTGGGGCGCTGCACAAAATGTTAGTAGTCTCAAGACGCCGGCGGGGCTGCACTCGCCCTTCGCAAACGAACAATCCAAGGGGAGTTTGATCTGCACGGGTTCGCGGGCTTAGCGGCCGGGCGAGGCGCGCGCGTCCTTTCGATTAGAACGAGCTCAGGCGGAGGGCCAAATGCCGGTCGCTCGTGCTATGTTTTGCACATCAGAAGAGGAACGAAGTAATCGAGAAGAAATGACAGCACGCGGACTTGTACAACGTCGTTGGTTTCGCGCGGTTCTGGTCGTGGCCGCGTGGACGGTGTTCGCCGCGTTTCTAACAAGCCAGATGTATCTGGCCTACAGCCGCCGCGAGATGCCGATTCGATGGCAGCGGATCTTCCTGGTTGAGTTGATCTACGCCTATATTTGGGCGGGGCTGACACCGTTCATCCTTTGGCTCGCCCGGCGCTTTCCCATCGAACGATGGAACTGGGTTCGCAGTCTGATGGTCCATCTGGGCGTGTCCCTGTTTATCGGCTTTGCGACCAGGGTCCTGCACGATCTGATGCTGTTTTCTTTGCTCGCCGATTCCGGAGGGAGCTTCTCGGTCAGCAGGCTGCTGATGAGCGTCTACTTCATGACCGACTACGGCGTGATGATCTACTGGCTGATCTTGCTTATCAGCTACGCATTCGACTATCAGCGGCGCTATCGAGAGGGCGAGGTCCGCGCCACGCGGTTGGAGGCTCAGCTTGCGCAGGCCCAGCTTCAGGCGCTCAAGATGCAGCTTCATCCTCATTTTCTGTTCAACACGCTTCATTCGATTTCGGCTCTTGTTCACAAGGACCCGGATGCCGCCGACAAGATGATCGCGCGTCTCGGAGACTTCCTGCGGCTGACGCTCGACAACTCGGGAGCGCAGGAAGTTTCGCTTCAGCAGGAACTCGAGTTTCTGAAGTGCTACCTCGAAATCGAGCGTATCCGCTTCGCCGATCGGCTCACGGTTCAGATGGACATTGAGCCGCAGACCCTGGATGCGCGACTGCCAAACTTGATCTTGCAGCCGATAGTCGAGAACGCAATACGCCATGGCATTTCTCCGCGCACCGGTCCCGGTCGCATCGAAATCGAAGCCAGACGTTTGAATGGCAATCTTCAAGTTCAGGTGACAGACAATGGGCCCGGCATCCCGTCAGCTTCAAACACGGGCGCCATTATAAAAGAAGGCGTTGGCCTCGCAAATACGCAGGCCCGGCTTAAGCAGCTTTACGGCAACGACCATCGACTAGACCTCTCCAATGCCGCCGGCGGCGGCCTCACCGTTATCCTGGAAATTCCCTTCCGAGAAGACATCCAAACGCAAAACTGAACCCGCGGCGACGTTCAGGCGTTAGAAGCGGTACAGGAGAAGTCGATGTCAAGCTCGTCGTGTATCCGTACATTGATCGTCGATGATGAATCGCTTGCGCGCGAGCGGCTGCGCGATATCCTCTCCTCAGATGCGCAGATCGAGATCATCGCCGAGTGCGGCAACGGGCAAGAGGCGATAGATGCCATTCAATTGCATTCACCCGATCTGGTCTTCCTGGATGTGGAGATGCCGGGCAGCGACGGCTTCGGAGTGCTCGAAGCGCTACCGCCAGATCGGATACCCACTATCATCTTTGTGACCGCATATGATCAGTACGCCGTTCGGGCGTTTGAGGTCTATGCGCTGGATTATTTATTGAAGCCGTTCGACCAGGAGCGCTTCGACAAGGCGCTCGCTCGCGCAAAGGCCCAGATAGCGAGCGAGAAAAGCGAGGCGGTGAGTCAGCGGATCCTCAACGCTCTGGAAGAGATCAAGACCAGGCCAGTCCATCTGGAACGGCTGGTGATCAAAATGAACGGCCACGTGTTTTTCATAAAGGCGGAGGAGATCGACTGGCTCGAGGCAGAAGGAAACTACGTCCGTCTCCACGCCGGCAAGGAATCGTATCTGCTGAGAGACACGATAAGCGCGCTCGAGTCGCAACTCGATCCCAAGAGATTCATACGCGTTCACCGATCGGCCATCGTCAACATCGATCGCATCACCGAACTTCAGCCCTGGTTCCACGGGGAATATCGCATCATCCTTCGCGAAGGCGTTCAGTTGACTCTATCGCGAACCTATCGCGAAAAACTGCACGAGTTGCTGGGGAGACCGCTCTAGACAAACAGACTCATCACGCTTTTCAGTCGGCCCATCACAAAGTCCAGCAGCTTCATCCCAAAACCGTTCAGCTAAGAAAGTATTCCGCCTAGACTCCACCTGTGACGCGACCCGCGTTGGAGCGGGAACGCGCGTGTCATAAGTCCGCGCGCGGTTGATGCGGCAATCTTGTTCAGCGCGGCAAGTCCTGACCGGTTGGAGTTGGTCATGAAAAGGATTGTGCCGCTTCTTGGGTTGGCGCTTGCGCTAACGGCCGCAGTCGCGCCAGCGCACAGCTTTAACATAACCGCCAGTTTCTCTCGCGCGCTTTCAATTGTTGCCGGGATGTCCGGAGCTCACCCGATCCCGGTTGTTGAACACGCGATTTCGACTTTCGACAGGGGAGTGGTCGAAGCTTTCGGCAAAGCGTGGGGCCGCTCGGGCAACGGGACGTCAGGGAGAGAGGGCGTCGTGTTGGTTCTGCGGAAGGTTGGCGGCGGATACGATGGCAGAGATATGGGCGCTACCAACGAGCAAAAGCAGTTCACTTTTCGCTGGCACCCGTCAACGATTGCGATCGTCCACACTCATCCAAATGCATCCGATCCGAAGCCACACGACTTAGACCTCGCGGTTGCCGACAAGTACGGAGTTCCCATCTTTACGATTACCAGCCGGGGTATGTACGCGTATGACCCTAATACTAGGAAGATCAGCAAAGTGTTGGACAATCTGGAATGGCTCGACGCCTCGAAGTTCAGCGTCGTTCGCAAGACTATTATCTCGCAAGACGACTATTGACGTTTCAGTTCGGCGCTGAGCATCAAGGCCAAAAAGAAAGACGCGGTGAGAGATGGACTCTCACCGCGTCGCAAGATAATACTCGGCTCGCCTAACCTAAAACTGAAGCCGAGCCGCAAACTGGAATGAGCGAGGACCGCCCGTACCGAACGTTCCACCCGCGCGGGTAGTCGCGGTGCCGAAGTTGGCACCGTTGAGGACGCCGCTGTAGCCAGCGAGGTTCGAGATGTTGAGTATGTTGAATCCCTCGCCGATCAACTGCAACTTCACCCTCTCGCCGATCCCGATATTCCGCGTCAGCCGCACGTCCTGCGAGATGAACGTGTCGCCGTTATCGATCTTGGCCGGCAGCGTGATTAACGGAGCGATCTGGCCGGGGCGCCCGGTGGGCTTGCCGGCAATAGTCGCGTTGTATTGATTCACCAACAAGCGCA includes these proteins:
- a CDS encoding histidine kinase, producing MTARGLVQRRWFRAVLVVAAWTVFAAFLTSQMYLAYSRREMPIRWQRIFLVELIYAYIWAGLTPFILWLARRFPIERWNWVRSLMVHLGVSLFIGFATRVLHDLMLFSLLADSGGSFSVSRLLMSVYFMTDYGVMIYWLILLISYAFDYQRRYREGEVRATRLEAQLAQAQLQALKMQLHPHFLFNTLHSISALVHKDPDAADKMIARLGDFLRLTLDNSGAQEVSLQQELEFLKCYLEIERIRFADRLTVQMDIEPQTLDARLPNLILQPIVENAIRHGISPRTGPGRIEIEARRLNGNLQVQVTDNGPGIPSASNTGAIIKEGVGLANTQARLKQLYGNDHRLDLSNAAGGGLTVILEIPFREDIQTQN
- a CDS encoding LytTR family DNA-binding domain-containing protein, with the protein product MSSSSCIRTLIVDDESLARERLRDILSSDAQIEIIAECGNGQEAIDAIQLHSPDLVFLDVEMPGSDGFGVLEALPPDRIPTIIFVTAYDQYAVRAFEVYALDYLLKPFDQERFDKALARAKAQIASEKSEAVSQRILNALEEIKTRPVHLERLVIKMNGHVFFIKAEEIDWLEAEGNYVRLHAGKESYLLRDTISALESQLDPKRFIRVHRSAIVNIDRITELQPWFHGEYRIILREGVQLTLSRTYREKLHELLGRPL